In Streptomyces sp. NBC_01231, the sequence CGGCGTGCACCCGGACGCGGACCTCGCCCGGACCGGCCTCGGGGGCGGGCAGCTCCAGGATCTGAAGTACCTCCGGCCCTCCGAATTCCGTGAAACCTACAGCCTTCATCGAATTACCTCATTGCTCGGCATGCGGTCGTTGAGGTGTCCGACATTTCCGCCTCGCGCACGCCGGGAAAAGGGGAAGGTTCTTGGCTGGGATGCGGTTATAGGGGGGATGAATCCCTCCCCCTATGACACCGGCACCGGCGAGAGAGACGCGATGCTCCTCTCGGTCGCGCTGTGGCATGTCGATGAGAGCAAGGGCGTGGGTCAGTCTGAGGCAGGCTCATTCCGAGGGCGGAACGAGCGGTCCCGGCGGTCCGAGCGCCCGGACGAAGCTGCTGAGGAGCATGCCGATGGTGGTCACGGCCGTCCAGCCGACCGTCGCCCACAGCACCAAGGCGGCGCCCGAGCCGATCGCGCCGCCGGGGAAGTTGCTCGTGGCAAAGGCCGTTTTCTCCGCCGGACGGGGCTCTGTATGGGAGGCAGGCCGGTGAGATGTGCTCGTTCAGCAATGCCCGCTGACTTCTTTCGAGCCTGTGCAGGCGAATCCTGTTCAGCAGGGCAGCCCTGGCCAGGGGAAGGACTTCCCCCTGCGGACGCACGTGGGGGAGGGCTCAGGTGACGGTGTCGGACGCCGTCCGCTTCTGTTCCGCGGCCCAGGAGGCCAGGAGGCGCAGTCCGTCGTGGGACGGGGAGCCGGGTTCGGCGTTCCAGACGATGATGTGCTGGTCGGGGTCCGTGCCACACGTGAGCGTGTTCCAGTCGAGTGTCAGCTCGCCCACCACCGGATGACGAAGCTTCTTGACGCCCTTGCCCCGCATCGCGACGTCATGCTCGGTCAAAGAAGCCCAGGCGGTTGATGTCGTCCTCGCTGCCCTTGGTGGAATCCCAGCCCGGCTGCAGACCCAGGCTGATCCAGTGCATGCCGTGCTGGGCGGCCATCGTGGTGGAGTAGCCCAGGGTGGATGACTTGTCGCCGCTCTTGGCACCGGAGTTGGTGAAGCCCGCGGCGAGCTTGTCCACCCAGGTTTGGGAGTACCAGCGCTTGGTGCTGGCCTGGGCGAACGTGTGGAAGGCCGCGGAGGCGGTGCCCATGTACGTGGGGGCACCGAAGACGATCGCGTCCGCGGCGTCCAGCCGCGCCCACTGCTCGTCGGTGATGGTGTCCACGGAGATCGAGACGACCTCGGCGCCGGCTCCCGCCGCGCCACGCGCCACGGCCTCGGCGACGACGGCCGTGTGGCCGTAGCCCGAATGAAAGGCGATGGCGATCGTGGGGCGGTTCGAACGGGGCATTGCGATTGGGCTCCTAGAGAGTCTTTGTTCGGTGTCTGACCGAGCATTGCATCGGAAGAGAACGCTGTGAGGGGTAAGAAATTTTCCCCTGCCTACCGTTCTCCATGTATGCGATTCCGGTCCGACGGCCGGACCCTGCAGAGGCCGCTGGGAAATGCCGAATCGGTGACGTTCGGAAAACAATTACTACCCTGAGGTTGGCGACCCGGCCTGTTCGGGTGAATGCTCTCCGTGGGCCGGTCCCGGTTGCCGGCCGCGTGGTTGATCCAGGGGAGGAATCCCTATCCCTCTCGCGCAGACCGAGTGGTGCGAGACTGGCCGTCATGACCAGCGACGCGCATCTGAACGGGCTGGGAGAATTCCTCGAGGCGTGCCGGGCGCAACTCAGTCCGCGGACCGTGGGTCTGCCCGAGTCCCGGGCGCCACGGCGAGTGCCGGGGCTTCGCCGGGAGGAGGTCGCCCAGCTTTCGGGGATCAGCACCGACCGCTACACGCGGTTGGAGCAAGGGCGTGCACCCGTGCCGACATCGGTGCTCGCCACCCTCGTCCGTGTCCTGCATCTTGACGATGAGCAGCGTGACCACCTGTTCGCCCTGGCCGCAGGAGATGAGTGCGCGCCGCGCCGCAGACGGGCGCAGAAGGTCCAGCCGCAACTCAGACGTCTCCTGGACGAACTGGCCGAGACTCGCGCTCGTCCTGGGGCGTCACATCGCAACTACGCCCGGCTGGTCTTCACCGACCGCGGCTTCCGGGAGCTCTACCCTGACTGGAGGACGATCGCCCGGAGCTGCGTCGCCCACCTGCGCCTGGAGGCCGCCAAGTGCCCTGGCGACCCTTGGTTGGCCGCGCTCGTCGGCGAGCTCTCGGTGGCCGACGCCGACTTCACGCAGTGGTGGGCAGGCCGCCAGGTGCCAGGCCTGCGGGTCGGCACGAAGAGGCTGCGCCACCCGGTCGCCGGCGCCCTCACCCTCGACTGGGACAGCCTGACCTCGACAGCCGACCCCGCACAGCAGCTGGTGATCATGACCCCTGAGCCCGGGACCCCGTCCCAGGACGGACTGCGCTTCCTTGCGTCGTGGACTGCTGCTCCGTACCAGCGGGCGTGGGATGCGACAGCATGACCGAAACAAGGCAGGCGGCTGGCGTCATCGTGCCCCCTTGTTGTTCGTGTACTTCGCGTGCCCCGGAACACATCGTTCCGGCGGACGCGGAGGCAAATGAACGCGACACCCAGGCCGACGGCCCTGGTGACCGGCGGCGGCCGGGGAAGCTGGGCGCCACGGGAACACCGGTCCTCAGCCGCCCCTGGCAGCTGCTCGGTCTGCCCGTGGTCACCGTCCCGGGACACCGCGACCCGTAGATGCAGATCACCGCCTCGGCGCCGAAGTCGCGGTACGCGGCGTACGCGAGGTGCACCATGTCGGGCCTGCCGTCGCGGGAGGTGTTCCAGCGCCTGTTTGTCGATCTTGCCTCGGTTCGGTCCGACTCCGGGAGGGACGCGAGCGGATCTCCGACGGGACGCAGTAGTACGGCAGTACGTCCGCCACCGCATGGCGGGCCGTGTCCGGGCCGACATCGGCCGGACAGACGAAGGAGACGAGGTTGCTGGCGTCTCGTTTCAGGGTCACCCCGCGACCGACTCCAACACCGAGGAGACGGAGTCGGGTTCGACGCGGAAGCCGCGCACCTTGACCTGGTCGTCGGTGCGGCCGAGGTGTTCGACTTCGCCATCGAGGGTCCAGCGACCGAGACCACGGGTGCGGAACATGCGATGGCCGGGGCCGAGGAAGGGGTCGGGGGCGTAGCGCTCGGCGTTCACGTGGTCGTTGTCGAAGTAGTCGGCCGAGACGGAGGCGCCGCCCACCCACATTTCGCCGACCTCGCCGATCGGCAGCGCCCGGCGGTTTGCGTCGAGGACGTACACCGTGTTGTTGGGGGTGGGGCGGCCGATGGTGAGCCGGGGTGCTGTCGGGTCGTGGCGGCCCATCGTGTTGACGATCGTCGTCTCCGTCGGGCCGCAGCAGTTGAAGAAGGCGGCGCGTGCCGCCCAGCGGTCGGCGAGCGGGCGCGGGCAGGGTTCCCCCGCGACGGCGACCGTGCGGACGTGCGGGCAGGCGGCGGGGTCGATGCCGGACAGGACGGTCGGGGTGGCGACGATCACGTCCGCCGTGCGGGCCGCGGCCGCGATGTCCTTGCCGCGGATGACGAGGGTGCCGCCGTGGGCGAGGCAGCCGAGGATCTCCCAGGCGGCGGCCATGTCGAAGGCGATGTTGAGGAGCTGGGTCACACGGTCCCCGGGGCGGATGCCGAGCGAACCGGGTTCGGTGAACAGGAGTTTGGCGACGTTGCGGTGGGTGACCTTCACGCCGTTGGGCGGGCCGGTGGTGCCGGAGGTGAACAGGACGTAGCAGCCGTCGTCGCCGGTGACGCGCGGGCGCGGGCCGGGGGCCTGCGCCAGAGGCTCGGTGTCGAGGGCGATCAGGCGGTGCCCGGTGGGCCGCGGGACGCGGGCGGCGTGGTCGGCGAGGGTGAGGATCACGCGAGTGCCGGCGGTGCGGATCACGTGCCCGAGCTGGGCCGGGGGCGTCAGGTCGATGTCCTGCGGTACATAGGCGGCGCCCGCCTTCAAGATGCCGAGCAGGCCGACCAGCATCGGGATCGAGCGGCGTACGAAGAGGCCGACATGCTCGCCGGGCCGTACGCCCTTACGGATCAGGAGTGCGGCGAGGGCGTCTGCGTATCCGTCGAGCTCGCCGTAGGTGATCGTCGCGCCCAGGTGTTCGGCGGCGACGGCGTGCGGGGTGGCCGCGGCCTGCCGTTCGACGGCGTGGTGGACGAGCGGGTCGTGGAGGTCGGCGGTGGGGCCACGGCCGTACTGCCAGAAAAGGTGCTGGTCGCGGGGGGACAAGTGGCGCAAGGGCATGATGGGGGACCCTCCTGGCTGTTTCGAGACGGTTTGCCGCCGATCCGGGTGAGTACCGGGCATGCCCGGTACGTCAAACGCCGTGCGGGTACTGCGCTGCGAGCGCCATGCGGGGGTTTTGCGCTACTGGGTCGTACGGATCCGTTGCGCGATTCCGACTGAGCACTGTGCAACATGAGGTTTGCGGGTCGCCGGTCTGGTGTGTGTCGGGTTCTTCTGCGACGGCAGCAGGGCCGCTCTTACGGTCGGTCTCTGGGCCGGTACGCCTGCAGGGGGCCGCGGGGAGGCGGGAGCTGGAGCGGATCATGGCTCGCCGGAGTGAACCGGGCACGCTCGCCGAGGAGTTGGCTGAGCAGCTTCAGGAGGTCTGGGCCGAGCGGGAGGAGTTGGAACGTCGAGCGGGCCCTGAACCGGCCGGCCGATGGGTTCAGCGGTGGTGGCAATAGGCCTGGTGGCGATGCGCCGGCTGGGGTGGCGTCACGGTGGCCGGGCTGGGAGTGAGTCGGCCGGCCGCGGGTTGCAGCCGGGCAGGTCGGGCAGGCGCGGGGTGGGGATCCCGGTGATGCGTGGCTGCGGATGCGCCGGCCGACGGGGCATCCACAGCCACGGTGACGAGGAGGCGGGCGGCCCTGCATGAGGTGTGCAGGGGTGAAGATGGCGTGCCTTCTCGTCTAGGGAGTCAGAGTGCGCCCAGCGCGGCGCGGGCGACCTCGTCGTCCTGGGCCGGGGTGCCTCCGCCGACGGCGAGGGCACCGATGAACTGACTGTTCTCGAAGATCGGTCGACCGCCGGCCAGCAGGCTGGCGCCACTGGCGACATGGGAGGCGATCTGGCCCGGGTCCTTGATGTTGGAGGCCAGGTCGGCGGTGGCGGTCCGGTAGGTGCGCGCGGTGTGTGCCTTCTGCGGGACCAACGCGGCCGCCGCCGAGCTGTTGTTGTCCATACGAAGGGATGCCTTGGCTTCGCCGGCGGAGTCGACGACCAGCACATACATGGGGGGAAAATTCGGGTGGGCGCGCACGTAGCGGATGGCGGCCTCGGCGAGCCGCTGGGCCTGGGTCAGGCTGATCGTCCGCGTGGCGGTCGATCCCATGCTGTCGGTGGCGGCTGAGGCGCTGCTGGCAGCCATCTGGCTGACCGCCAGTCCGCCCGCGACCGCCCCCGCCATCCCAAGCATTCCGCGTCTCGTGGCCAGGGTGTTGCCGGATTCTTCCGTCATGGCATTGCTCCTGCGTCTGTGTATGGAACGTTCTTACGCATCTCGGAGTCGTTCTTGGGCGTCCTGCCCGCGTCGACGGGCAGAACATTGCCGGTGACCATGGATGCCTGGTGCGGACGGCGGGCGATGGCGTGGTCGCCGCGCCCTCCCCATGACTTCATGCATGAAGTTATATCCGGGATCACTTCATGACGCAACTGATTCTTCGAGTAATGCACTTCACGCGTGAAGTCATGTCTCGCGCCTGAACCCAGACGTCACGGCCATAAGGCTCAGTGGAGTTCGGCGCTGCCCGCTGCCTGCATGATGCGCCGCGCAATCTGGGTCATCTGACGCACCTGCGTGGGGGAGAGGCTGTCGAAGACGAGGTGGCGGACCGCGCTGACATGACCGGGGGCGCTGGCCTCGAGCTTCGCCATCCCTGCGTCGGTCAGGCCGGCCAGCGTGTAACGGCCGTCGGTGGGATCGGGGCGGCGGGTGAGCCAGCCGCGCCGCTCCAGGCGGGTCGCGACCTGGGACAGACGCGGCAGCTGACTCGCGGTGAAGCCGGCCAGCTCGCTCATGCGAAGGGTGCGCTCGGGGGCCCGGGACAGGCCCACGAGGACCTGGTACTCGAAGTGTGTGAGCCCGGCGTCCTGCTGGAGCTGCCGATCCATTGCCGCGGGCAGCTTGGTCACCATGCCGACCAGGGCCATCCAGGCGTGGAGCTCCTCGTCGTTCAGCCACCGGATCGGTTCCGTAGCCTCGCTGTCCTTTGCCGGCTCGGTTTGCCCGCCGGGGCTGTGTTCGCCGGCGGGTGCGCTACGGGTCCGCTTCACGGCGCGGTTCTTGGCCATGAGCAGATTCTATGCGCGAGCAGGAGAGGCGACCTTCCTCGCGAAGCGGCCGACCGATGGAACCGACGGTGCTGGTCGACTCCGTGCTCAGCAGCCGCGGTACGGCCACGAACGCGAACCCGCCCACGGCCACGGCGGTGGCGGTCACCAGGGGCACAGCGACGTATTGCATGTTTCTCTCCTGCGATGCGCTTGCTGCGGTGAGGCTGTCTGTCACGGCAAGAGTGGCCCGCCGGACGGTGGCTGCGCTTCGGCCGGTCGGCCGACAGTGTGCGGCCGGGGTCGGCCCGCAGGCCGATTCACGGGTCAGGCGGGCGGCAGCTGGCGGTCGCGTACCGCAGTGCCGGTTGGGTTCGGGGCGGACGACGACGTCCGCACCAGGGCGTGGCGGCGCACGTTCGTCAGCGCCTCCTGCACCACGCGGTGGCCGCGCGCTCCACCCGCCGGGCGGTCCGGGGGCGCAGCAGCGGGTCGGCCCGCAGGCCGATGCCGGCCGCCCCGGACCGGTCCGGCGGCCGAGGACAGGCGCGCGCGTCCGGCGGGATCGTCGACGGCATGCAGATCCTCACCGTTCTCCAACTGGCCCTGGCGGCGCTCGCCGGGCTGTGCCTCGTCCTGTGCGCCCTCGTCACCGTGGAGGCCGCCCGATGAACCCGTACCGCACGACCGCTGCCCACCCCGTCCTGGTGGGCGCCGGTCTGAAGAAGTCCTACGGTCTGACCCGCGCCCTGGCCGGTGTCGACGTGTCCGTCTCGGCTGGCGAGTCGCTGGCGATCATGGGCCCGTCCGGGTCGGGCAAGTCCACTCTGCTGCACTGCCTCGCCGGCATCGAACGCCACGACGAGGGCCAGGTGATGCTCTCCGTCGAGCGAAGCGAGAGGGGGGCTCCCCCGGACGGAGCCTGGGTGAGAGTGGACCAGCTGGGCGAGCCGCACCGCAGCGAGCTGCGCCGGACCCGCTTCGGCTTCGTCTTCCAGTCCGGCCAGCTGCTGCCGGAGCTGCCCGCCGACGAGAACGTGGCCCTGCCGCTGATGCTCGGCGGCATCTCTCGCCGCCAGGCGGTCCAGAAGGCGCGGGAGTGGTTCCCGCCGCTGGGCCTGGCGGGCATGGAGGAGCGGCGGCCCGGACAGCTGTCCGGCGGGCAGGCGCAGCGTGTGGCCATCGCCCGCGCGCTGGTCGGCAGCCCTCAGGTGATCTTTGCCGACGAGCCCACGGGCGCACTGGACCAGGTCACCGGCATGGAGGTCATCGACCTGCTGGTCACCACCACCCGCAGGCAGGGAACCGCACTCGTCGTGGTCACGCACGACGAGGACGTGGCGCGCTGGTGCGACCGCACCGTCCGGGTCCGCGACGGCCGCCTGAGCGAGGACCACCGGACGCCGGACGGGGCCGCAGGCACGAACGCCGTCGCCCACGCCGCCCGGGGCACCGCCGGACGCCCGGTCGGCTACGACGCGGACGCGAGGTACGACCGATGAGGGCGCCGAACCCGAGGACGGCCCTGGACTGCACCACCTGGACCCTGACCTGGCGGCTGACCCGCGCCGGCGGCCGCACCGGGCTGCTGGCCACCTCCCTGTCCGTCGCCGCGGCCGCCATCAGCACCGCGCTCCTGCTGCTCTGCGTGGCCGTCAACCTCGGCTTCCAGCAGCGAGCCGACCGCATCGACTGGCGCACCCCCATCAAGTCCGCGGCTCCCGTCGCCGTCGAGGCGGTCGGCACCACCTTCAGCGGCGGTACCCCCGTCACGGTCGTCGACGTGGCACAGCTCCCGGGCAAGAAGGCCCCTGCCCCGCCCGGCATGCCCCGCTTCCCCGAGCCGGGCGAGGTGTGGGTCTCCCCGGCCCTCGCCGACCTGCTCCACCGCCTTCCTGCCGACCGGCATCCCGTGCCCGGCACCGTGTCGGGAACCCTCGGCCGTGCCGCGGTGGCCCGGCGAACTGGTCGCTGTCGTCGGCCACAGGCCGACCGCCGCCGCCGTCACCACCCCGCGCGAAGACGATGCGCGCCGCCCCGGCGACATCGTCACCCCCACCCGGGTCGCCGACTTCACCGGACGGCGCTCGTCCGACGGCATCGGCAGCGGGTACGTGGCTCTCGCGAAGATCGCCACCATCCTCGTCGTCGTACCGCTGCTGGTCCTGGGCGCCTCCTCCGCCCGTCTGTCGGTCTCCCGCCGTGACCAGCGCCTCGCCGCACTGCGGCTCATCGGCGCCACCCCGGGCCGGATCGCCGGGATGACCGCCGCCGAGGCGGCCCTCACCGGCGCGGCGGGCGCGCTGCTGGGCACCATCGGATACGGACTGCTCCTGCCGGCCACCGCGCGGGTGTCCGTGGAAGGCGGCTCCTGGTACGCGGCAGACCTGTGGGTGGGGCTCCCGGTGCTGCTCGCCGTGCTTGCCGGTGTCGTCGCCATGGTGGTCGTCAGCGCGCTCGTCGGGCTGCGCCAGGTCGTCGTCGGCCCCCTGGGCGTGGCGCGCCGCTCCAAGCCACCCCGCATGAGCTTCCTGCGCGCCCTGGCCTTCGTCGCGGTGATCGTGGGCTACAGCTTGTTCACCCAGGAGCACAAGAGTGATGTCAACGGCCCCCTGGTGTTCTTCGCCCTGGTCTTCCTCGCCCTGTCCGTGATCGGCCCGTGGGTGGTCGGTGTCCTCGGGCGGATCATCTGCGCACTTGCCCGGAAGCCGGCGACCCTGCTGGCCGGCCGCCGCCTGCTGGACGATCCCAAGAGCGGCTGGCGTACGGTCTCCGGGCTCACCCTCGCCGGGTTCGTGGCCGGGTTCTTCGCTCTCTTCGGGATCTCCGGCGTCTCGCCGTGGGGACATCCGGACACCCTCGCCGTGTCCGTTCCCAAGGCTCGGGCGGCCGTGGTCCAACAGGATGCGCGGCACCGCCTGGAACACGCGGGGATCACCGCCACCGTCGGCACGAACACCGACTGGGTCGCCCAGGGGGGCGAGAACACCGTGCAGGTCGTGGTCACCGTGCCCGGCGGCACCGAGAAGCTGGACCGCGCCCGCACCGCGCTGACGTCCCTCGTACCCGGGCCGTACCCGGTCACCGGAACCGACGTCAACTGGTCGTTCACGTTGTTCGCAGAGGACTTCTCCGCCGCCACCCGGGTCGTCCTCGGCGTCACCTTCGTCACCGCGATCGCCTCCGCGGGCATCACCGCGGCCGCCTCCGTCCTGGACCGCCGCCGCACCTACGGCCTGCTCCGCCTCGCGGGTACACCGCTGCGGACCCTGGACGCGGCCCGCCGCAAGGAGACCCTCCTCCCCGTGGCCGTCCTCGCCGGCGGAGCAGCCCTGACCGGCATCTTCACCGCCTCCCCGCTCACCCTCGGTAGCGGCGCATCTGTCGACACCGGCGGCATGGTCCTTCTCGCCCTGTGCTTCGGCGTCGGCGTCGCGGGACTGCTGGCGGCCGGCGCGCTCAGCCGCCCGCTGCTGAGGTCGGTCACGGAGCAGTCGGGCCCACGCCCCGAGTAACCGGCCACCGCCGTACCCGCATCCCGGGCCAGTGCACGCCCCGTCGATCAGCAAAGGCGACAACAACCCATGGAGACCGTCACTTTCACGATCCTCGCCGGGCTGGCCTTCCTGCTCTTCCTGGCCCGGACGCGGCAAGACCCCCGCCGCTTCGGCAACGCCGTCCTGCTCGGACTGTCCCTCGTCCTGCTGACCTTGGCGCTGCTCGCCCAAGTGGCAGCCGGCAGCGCGCCCGCACCACTCCTTGCGGCGGTGACCCTCGCCTTCGCGCTGCTGGCTCTGGGGGTGCTGGCCCTCGCGTTCTTCCTGATCGCGAACGGGGTGACGATGGTCCGCAAGGAGGGCCGACGCCCCGCCAACCTGCTCTCCGGGCTGGCGGGGCTGGCCGTCCTCGGCTGCGCCACGCTCACCGTGACGGCCGCCGACGTCGACTCGCCGCCGCTGCGGCACGTCGCCGGAGCGGTCCTCCTCGTGGCCGGCTACGTCTCGTACGTCTTCCTGTCGTTCCTCGCCTACGCCTTCCTCTACGCGCGGCTGAAGGTCCGTCACGACGTGGACTTCGTCGTCGTCCTCGGCTCCGGTCTGATCGGCGGCTCCCGGGTGCCGCCCCTGCTGGCGAGCAGACTGGAGCGGGCGCGCGCGGTGTACGAGGCGCAGGCGGCGCGGGGCAAGCCGCCCGTGCT encodes:
- a CDS encoding AMP-binding protein, producing the protein MPLRHLSPRDQHLFWQYGRGPTADLHDPLVHHAVERQAAATPHAVAAEHLGATITYGELDGYADALAALLIRKGVRPGEHVGLFVRRSIPMLVGLLGILKAGAAYVPQDIDLTPPAQLGHVIRTAGTRVILTLADHAARVPRPTGHRLIALDTEPLAQAPGPRPRVTGDDGCYVLFTSGTTGPPNGVKVTHRNVAKLLFTEPGSLGIRPGDRVTQLLNIAFDMAAAWEILGCLAHGGTLVIRGKDIAAAARTADVIVATPTVLSGIDPAACPHVRTVAVAGEPCPRPLADRWAARAAFFNCCGPTETTIVNTMGRHDPTAPRLTIGRPTPNNTVYVLDANRRALPIGEVGEMWVGGASVSADYFDNDHVNAERYAPDPFLGPGHRMFRTRGLGRWTLDGEVEHLGRTDDQVKVRGFRVEPDSVSSVLESVAG
- a CDS encoding ABC transporter permease, with product MPRWPGELVAVVGHRPTAAAVTTPREDDARRPGDIVTPTRVADFTGRRSSDGIGSGYVALAKIATILVVVPLLVLGASSARLSVSRRDQRLAALRLIGATPGRIAGMTAAEAALTGAAGALLGTIGYGLLLPATARVSVEGGSWYAADLWVGLPVLLAVLAGVVAMVVVSALVGLRQVVVGPLGVARRSKPPRMSFLRALAFVAVIVGYSLFTQEHKSDVNGPLVFFALVFLALSVIGPWVVGVLGRIICALARKPATLLAGRRLLDDPKSGWRTVSGLTLAGFVAGFFALFGISGVSPWGHPDTLAVSVPKARAAVVQQDARHRLEHAGITATVGTNTDWVAQGGENTVQVVVTVPGGTEKLDRARTALTSLVPGPYPVTGTDVNWSFTLFAEDFSAATRVVLGVTFVTAIASAGITAAASVLDRRRTYGLLRLAGTPLRTLDAARRKETLLPVAVLAGGAALTGIFTASPLTLGSGASVDTGGMVLLALCFGVGVAGLLAAGALSRPLLRSVTEQSGPRPE
- a CDS encoding YdcF family protein — protein: METVTFTILAGLAFLLFLARTRQDPRRFGNAVLLGLSLVLLTLALLAQVAAGSAPAPLLAAVTLAFALLALGVLALAFFLIANGVTMVRKEGRRPANLLSGLAGLAVLGCATLTVTAADVDSPPLRHVAGAVLLVAGYVSYVFLSFLAYAFLYARLKVRHDVDFVVVLGSGLIGGSRVPPLLASRLERARAVYEAQAARGKPPVLVTSGGQGPDEDLPEAEAMAGYLIARGVPERHVVRENRSRSTEENLRFSEALMRERVPDHRCVVVTNNFHVFRAALTARRTGVNGQVIGSPTAAYFWPSATIREFAAIFLHYRAVNLGSCVLLALMGFFLPS
- a CDS encoding heme-binding protein, with product MTEESGNTLATRRGMLGMAGAVAGGLAVSQMAASSASAATDSMGSTATRTISLTQAQRLAEAAIRYVRAHPNFPPMYVLVVDSAGEAKASLRMDNNSSAAAALVPQKAHTARTYRTATADLASNIKDPGQIASHVASGASLLAGGRPIFENSQFIGALAVGGGTPAQDDEVARAALGAL
- a CDS encoding ABC transporter ATP-binding protein, whose product is MNPYRTTAAHPVLVGAGLKKSYGLTRALAGVDVSVSAGESLAIMGPSGSGKSTLLHCLAGIERHDEGQVMLSVERSERGAPPDGAWVRVDQLGEPHRSELRRTRFGFVFQSGQLLPELPADENVALPLMLGGISRRQAVQKAREWFPPLGLAGMEERRPGQLSGGQAQRVAIARALVGSPQVIFADEPTGALDQVTGMEVIDLLVTTTRRQGTALVVVTHDEDVARWCDRTVRVRDGRLSEDHRTPDGAAGTNAVAHAARGTAGRPVGYDADARYDR
- a CDS encoding MarR family transcriptional regulator — protein: MAKNRAVKRTRSAPAGEHSPGGQTEPAKDSEATEPIRWLNDEELHAWMALVGMVTKLPAAMDRQLQQDAGLTHFEYQVLVGLSRAPERTLRMSELAGFTASQLPRLSQVATRLERRGWLTRRPDPTDGRYTLAGLTDAGMAKLEASAPGHVSAVRHLVFDSLSPTQVRQMTQIARRIMQAAGSAELH
- a CDS encoding helix-turn-helix transcriptional regulator is translated as MTSDAHLNGLGEFLEACRAQLSPRTVGLPESRAPRRVPGLRREEVAQLSGISTDRYTRLEQGRAPVPTSVLATLVRVLHLDDEQRDHLFALAAGDECAPRRRRAQKVQPQLRRLLDELAETRARPGASHRNYARLVFTDRGFRELYPDWRTIARSCVAHLRLEAAKCPGDPWLAALVGELSVADADFTQWWAGRQVPGLRVGTKRLRHPVAGALTLDWDSLTSTADPAQQLVIMTPEPGTPSQDGLRFLASWTAAPYQRAWDATA